The segment CGTCCGTGGAAGAGGGATGAGCACGGAACCGATGCGGTTGCAGCGGTACCTGGCCCGGGCCGGCGTCGCCTCGCGCCGCCAGGCCGAAGTGCTCATCACCGACGGGAAGGTGAAGGTCAACGGAAAGACGGCCTCGCTCGGCAGTTCGGTCACGCCGGGAAAGGATCGCGTCACCGTGGGTCGGACCGTGATCACGCTCGCCGTGAAACGGTGGATCGCCTTTCACAAGCCGATCGGCGTGGTCACCACCGCCGACGACGAACAGGGACGCAAGACCGTCTTCGACCTGCTGCCGGACAGCGCGGGGATGACCTATGTCGGCCGACTCGACGTCGCGACGACCGGGTTGCTGTTGTTGACGACCGACGGCGACGCGGTCCATCGGCTGACGCACCCGAAGTACCGGGTGCCGCGTAGCTACATCGCCCTCGTGCATGGCCTCGGCACCGCCGAATTCGAGCAGAAGGCGAGCGAGCGCATCACGGTCGATCAGCGCGTGGTGCAGCCGTCGCGCGTCCGCGTGCGTGCAGGGAAGGAGGGTCGCAGCGTCCTTGAGGTGACGCTCAGCGAAGGCCGCAACCGGATCGTCCGCCGCTGGGTCGAGGCGATGGGCGGCAAGGTGGACCGGCTGGCGCGCGTGGCCTACGGCCCGGTCCGGCTCGGCGATCTCGCCCCCGGCGAGTGGCGCCCGCTGACGCCGGCGGAGGAGCGCGGGATCTACCGCGCGATCGGCATGACGCCTGAGGAGGACTGAGTGACCTTTCCGGTACAGGCCGTCCTGGCCGAAGTGCGGAAGCGGGTGGTCGGGCAGGATCTGATGGTCGAGCGGCTCCTGATCGGATTGCTGACCGGCGGGCACGTGCTGCTCGAAGGTGTCCCCGGGCTCGCGAAGACGCTGACGGTGCGCACGCTCGCCGACGTGATCCACTCGTCATTCTCGCGAATCCAGTTCACGCCGGACCTGCTCCCCGCGGACGTCGTCGGCACCATGATCTACGAGGCACAGCGCTCGGCGTTCACGGTTCGCCAGGGTCCGATCTTCGCGCAGATCGTCCTGGCCGACGAGATCAACCGCGCCCCCGCGAAGGTCCAGTCGGCGCTCCTTGAGGCGATGCAGGAGCGCCAGGTCACCATCGGCGGCAACTCCTATCCGCTCCCCGAGCCGTTCCTCGTGCTCGCGACGCAGAACCCGATCGAGAGCGAGGGGACCTACCCACTCCCCGAAGCGCAGCTCGACCGCTTCCTCCTCAAGATCCGCGTCGGCTATCCCTCGCGGACCGAGGAGCGCGAGGTGTTGATGCGGATGAGCGCCTCGGGGGCGATCGACGTGCAGCGCCTGGCCGAGCCGGCCCAGGTGATGGCCGCGCGGCATGCCATCGAGGACATTCATCTCGACGCCCGGCTCGCGGACTACATCGTCGATCTGGTGCGCGCGACGCGCGAGCCGGCGACGATCGGTCTTGGGGCACTGGCGCCGATGATCGCCTACGGTGCGTCACCCCGCGCCTCGATTGCGCTGGCGCAGACGGCGCGCGCCCATGCCTTCCTCCGCGGCCGCGACTTCGTGATGCCCGAGGATATCCAGGCGCTCGCTCCCGACGTGATGCGGCATCGCATCGTCCTCACCTTTGATGCCGAGGCCGAGGGCGTGGATACCGACGCGGTGATCCGACAGGTCCTCGCCGCGGTGCCGGTGCCGTGACGTGGCCGGATTCCTCCCGCCCGCGCTGCTGAAGCAGGTCCGCACGCTCGCCCTCCGGGGCCGGCGTGCGACGGAGGCCCTCCTCGGCGGGGAGGTGCGCTCCGTGTTCCGCGGGACCGGGATGGAGTTCACCGATGTGCGCCCGTACGCCGAGGGCGACGACGTCCGCCATCTCGATTGGAACCTCCTCGCCCGCACCGGGCTCCCCTACGTCAAGCTCTACACCGAGACGCGTGAACTCACGCTGCTGCTCGTCGTCGACCGGTCGGCATCGACCACCGTCGGCGATCCCGAGCCGAAGTCGGCGCGGGCCGTCGAGGTCGCGGCGATGCTCGCGCTCGTCGCCGCGCAGCAGCAGGATCGGGTTGGCCTGCTCGCCTTCGGCGATACCGTCGGGCCGGTCATCCCGCCGGGGCGTGGTCGGCGACACGCCTACGCGATCGTGCAGCGACTCTTCGCCCTCGAGACGCAACCCGGCGAAACCGATCTGGCGGGGGCGATCCGCGCCGCCGGGGCATTGCTCCGTCGACGGGCGCTGGTCGTGATCGTCTCCGACTTCCTGGCGCCGGGATGGGAAGCACCACTCAAGGGCCTCTCGGCGCGTCATGAGGTCACGGCGATCGCACTCGACGATGCCCGCGAGACGGCGCTGCCTACCGGTGGCTGGGTGCAGCTCGTCGGCGCCGAGCGTGGTGGCACCGTCCTCTTCGACAGCGGCGACGCCACCACGCGGAAGCGGGCGGAAGCGATGGCGCAGCGGCAGCGGATGCGCCGCAGTGCGGCCCTCTCGGCGGCCGGCGTGCGCGAGGTCGTGATCCGGACGGATGGCGAGTATCTGCCGGTGTTGCGCGCCGCCTTTGGCCGTCAGGGACGGCGGCGATGAGACAGCAACCTCGTCGCCTCACCGTTGGCGACACCACGACGATCGTGCAGCGGGTCGCCGTGCCCGCCGGCGCCCTGGTCCAGCCCCAAGCGCCGACGGACACGACCATGGCGACGCTGCTCGGTCCACCCAGTGTGACGCGCGAAGGCGATTCGGTGCGCATCGCCTATCGGGTGACCGTGTGGGCACCCGGGCAGAACACCCTCACCATTCCGGGTGCCATTGTCGTGCGGCTCGATGGCGGGATCGACACGCTCCCCGATGCCCGCGTGCCACTCAACATCGCCTCGGTGCTGCCGACTGGCCGGCCGGCGGCGCAGGTGGCACCAAAGCAGGCGCGCCCGTGGGTGGCACGCGCCGATCGCACGTTTCTTCCCTGGGCCATTGCGCTCCCGCTGCTGCTCGTGGTCGGGCTTCTGGCGTGGTGGCATCGTCGTCGCCGTGGCCCTGCGGCACCGGCGATCGCGCCGCCCGCCGTGCCGCCGGTCGACGCGGCGCGACTGGCAGGATGGATCGCCGCCGGGGAGAGTCGACTCGCCGTGCTGCACCTGGAAGCGGCCCTGCGCGATCGTCCCGAGGCGGCCGACTGGTGTGCCGCGGTGGCCACCCTGCGCTACGCCCCTGAGGCCGATGGTGACCTGCACGCCTTGGCGGCGTCGGGGATGATGTTGCTCGCGGGAGGGGCCCAGTGATCGGCGTGACCCGACCGCTCGTGCTCCTCCTGCTGCTCGCCCTGCCGTGGTGGTGGTGGCGACGGACTCGGCTGCGGCCCGCTGCCGCGGTCGTCTCCGATCTGGCCCCATTTCTGGTGCCGGCGCGCGGCAAGTGGCGACTCTGGCTGCCGCCACTTTTTCGTGGGCTGGCCTGCGTTGCCCTGGTGATCGCGGCAGCCGGTCCGTATCGGCGCGGCGACCGGACCGTCATCAACGCCGAAGGACTCGCCATCGTGCTGGCGATCGACGTCTCCAGTTCGATGCTGGCAGAGGACTTTGCGCCGGCGAATCGGCTGGAAGTCGCCAAGCGACAGGCGACGGCATTCGTGCGCGGGCGCACGGCCGATCGCATCGGCCTGGTGACCTTCGCCGGTGAGGCGCTCACCCAGGTGCCGGTGACGGTCGACTACGCCACCCTGGAGCAGGCGATCGGCAACCTCGAGGTCGGACTGCTCGAGGATGGCACCGCCATCGGCTCCGGGTTGGCGACGGCGGTCGCACGGCTCCGCAAGTTGCCGGGAGAGGAGAAGGTCATCCTCCTCCTCACCGACGGCGAAAACAATCGGGGCATCATCGACCCGCGCACCGCCGCGAAGACGGCGCAGGCGTTCGGCATCAAGGTCTACACCGTCGGCGTCGGGACCGAGGGTGAGGCCCGGATTCCCACCGGCCGCGGACTGAATGGTTTCCGCTACGAAGTGCTGCCGGTCAAGATCGACGAAGTGCTGCTGACCGAGATCGCCAAGGAAACCGGGGGGCAATACTTCCGTGCCAAGGATGCCGCCTCGCTGGGCCGCATCTTCAAGCAGATCGACCAGCTCGAGCGGACGCCGGTCGACGTGGTCCGCTACACCCGACGTGACGAGCGCACTCGACCGTTTCTGGCCCTCGGCTCGCCTTCCTCGCGATCGAATTGCTGTTGAGTGGCACCATCGCGGTGCGTGTCCCGTGAGGTTCGAACTGCCGAAGTGGCTCGTGGTGGTACCCTTCGTCGTGCTGCTCGTGGCGGCGGCGGCGTGGCAGGCTCGGCGGCGTCGGCTTCGCGCTGCCGCGGGATGGTCGGCGCAACTCGGCCGCCAGGCGGCCGCGATGGGGAGCCACTCCACGTTGGTGCTGGGTCTGATCGCCCTGGTGGCGGCGCTCGGGCTCGCGGGGCCGCGGTGGGGACGGGCCTCTCAGGCCACCGAATCGCGCGCCCTCAACGTTGTGGTCGTGATGGACATCTCGCGATCGATGCTCGCGCAGGACGTGAAGCCCGATCGGCTGACGCGCGCCGTGGGGATCGCCCGGCGGCTGGTGCAGGATCTCGAGGGGGACCGACTCGCCTTGGTCGCCTTCGCAGCGCGCGGCTACTTGCTCTCGCCCCTGACGCTCGATCAGAGTGCGCTCGCGCTCCAACTGGATGCCCTCGACCCGGAAGTTGCCAGCGAAGGCGGCTCGGGGCTCGGCGCGGCCATCAGTCAGGCCGCCGACGTCTTGAAGGCCGCGACGCAGGGCGGCGACAAGGCAGTGGTGGTGTTCAGCGACGGCGAGTCGTTCGAGGGGGCCGAGGCACTGACCTCGGTGGGGGAATCGTTGCAGCGCGCCGGCATCACCCTCGTCCTGGTGCCGGTGGGGGGCTCGACCGGTGCGCGCATTCCCGATCCGGATGGGACGTGGCACAAGGATGCCGACGGACAGGAGGTGATCACGGTGCGCCGTGATGATCTACTGAAGGCGGCCGCGACGGGCGCACGGGGCATCGTCGTCCCGGCCGATGCCCCGGATCCGTCGGGCGAGGTCCGTCGCGTGCTCGACCGACTCGCCCGCGCGCCCGCGGAAGACCGCAGCGCCGACGACCTCATCCCCCGCGCCTGGCTCTTCGCGCTGGTCGCGGCGGTGGGACTCCTGGGGCACACGTTGACCCGACGCAGTGCGGCGTTGGTGGGGTTGCTGCTCGCCGTGGGTATCGGCACCGCGAGCGCCCAGCGACCGTCGGCCGGCGGCCAATTGCTGCAGCGAGGCGACACGGCCAAGGCGCGCGAGGCGTTCGCCGCCGAGGCGAAAAAACTCGGCACCGACTCGGCGTGGTTCAATGCCGGCACGGCCGCGCTGGTGGCGGGCGACATGGTGGCAGCGCAGGATGCCTTGCGGCGCGCGTCGCTGTCGCTTGACCCCGATCTCCGGCGGCGCGCGCTCTACAACCTCGGGACGGCGTACCTGACGCGCGCGCGGCGCGAGACGAAGGGACGCGACTCACTGCTCGTCGCGGCGAGCCGGCAGCTGCAGTCCGCGTTGCAGCTCGCACCCGGAGACGCCGACGCGAAGTTCAACTACGAGCTGGCGAGACGCTTGATGCCGCCACCGCCACCGCCGCAGAGCGGGGGTGGCGGCGACTACAAGAAGCCGCCGCCGAAGCCGCAGCAACCGCAACAGGCGCCGCCCACGCCCGGCGGCATGAGCAAGGCCGACGCCGAGCAGGTGCTCTCCGCGATGGAGCGCGCCGAGCGTGAGACGCGCATGGCGCAGGCCAAGCGGCAGCGACGTGGTCAACCGCCGCTGGGACCCGACTGGTGATCGCACTCGCGCTCCTGGCCGCACTCGTCGTGCAGGATACCACGGCGCTTTCGCCGCGTGCGCGCGACATGCTCGGCCG is part of the Gemmatimonadota bacterium genome and harbors:
- a CDS encoding MoxR family ATPase; the encoded protein is MVERLLIGLLTGGHVLLEGVPGLAKTLTVRTLADVIHSSFSRIQFTPDLLPADVVGTMIYEAQRSAFTVRQGPIFAQIVLADEINRAPAKVQSALLEAMQERQVTIGGNSYPLPEPFLVLATQNPIESEGTYPLPEAQLDRFLLKIRVGYPSRTEEREVLMRMSASGAIDVQRLAEPAQVMAARHAIEDIHLDARLADYIVDLVRATREPATIGLGALAPMIAYGASPRASIALAQTARAHAFLRGRDFVMPEDIQALAPDVMRHRIVLTFDAEAEGVDTDAVIRQVLAAVPVP
- a CDS encoding VWA domain-containing protein, whose product is MRFELPKWLVVVPFVVLLVAAAAWQARRRRLRAAAGWSAQLGRQAAAMGSHSTLVLGLIALVAALGLAGPRWGRASQATESRALNVVVVMDISRSMLAQDVKPDRLTRAVGIARRLVQDLEGDRLALVAFAARGYLLSPLTLDQSALALQLDALDPEVASEGGSGLGAAISQAADVLKAATQGGDKAVVVFSDGESFEGAEALTSVGESLQRAGITLVLVPVGGSTGARIPDPDGTWHKDADGQEVITVRRDDLLKAAATGARGIVVPADAPDPSGEVRRVLDRLARAPAEDRSADDLIPRAWLFALVAAVGLLGHTLTRRSAALVGLLLAVGIGTASAQRPSAGGQLLQRGDTAKAREAFAAEAKKLGTDSAWFNAGTAALVAGDMVAAQDALRRASLSLDPDLRRRALYNLGTAYLTRARRETKGRDSLLVAASRQLQSALQLAPGDADAKFNYELARRLMPPPPPPQSGGGGDYKKPPPKPQQPQQAPPTPGGMSKADAEQVLSAMERAERETRMAQAKRQRRGQPPLGPDW
- a CDS encoding VWA domain-containing protein, with protein sequence MTRPLVLLLLLALPWWWWRRTRLRPAAAVVSDLAPFLVPARGKWRLWLPPLFRGLACVALVIAAAGPYRRGDRTVINAEGLAIVLAIDVSSSMLAEDFAPANRLEVAKRQATAFVRGRTADRIGLVTFAGEALTQVPVTVDYATLEQAIGNLEVGLLEDGTAIGSGLATAVARLRKLPGEEKVILLLTDGENNRGIIDPRTAAKTAQAFGIKVYTVGVGTEGEARIPTGRGLNGFRYEVLPVKIDEVLLTEIAKETGGQYFRAKDAASLGRIFKQIDQLERTPVDVVRYTRRDERTRPFLALGSPSSRSNCC
- a CDS encoding DUF58 domain-containing protein is translated as MAGFLPPALLKQVRTLALRGRRATEALLGGEVRSVFRGTGMEFTDVRPYAEGDDVRHLDWNLLARTGLPYVKLYTETRELTLLLVVDRSASTTVGDPEPKSARAVEVAAMLALVAAQQQDRVGLLAFGDTVGPVIPPGRGRRHAYAIVQRLFALETQPGETDLAGAIRAAGALLRRRALVVIVSDFLAPGWEAPLKGLSARHEVTAIALDDARETALPTGGWVQLVGAERGGTVLFDSGDATTRKRAEAMAQRQRMRRSAALSAAGVREVVIRTDGEYLPVLRAAFGRQGRRR
- a CDS encoding rRNA pseudouridine synthase, whose protein sequence is MSTEPMRLQRYLARAGVASRRQAEVLITDGKVKVNGKTASLGSSVTPGKDRVTVGRTVITLAVKRWIAFHKPIGVVTTADDEQGRKTVFDLLPDSAGMTYVGRLDVATTGLLLLTTDGDAVHRLTHPKYRVPRSYIALVHGLGTAEFEQKASERITVDQRVVQPSRVRVRAGKEGRSVLEVTLSEGRNRIVRRWVEAMGGKVDRLARVAYGPVRLGDLAPGEWRPLTPAEERGIYRAIGMTPEED